A segment of the Marinobacter arenosus genome:
GAAACCGGCTTCATGTCAGCGGTGTTGCCACGGGTTTCCAGGCGCGCAATTCGAAGCAGGGCGTTAAAGGTTGCCAGCAACTGATCCGCTTCTGCCACGGCACGACCGGCCTGTTCCCGGGCCTCGTCGTTATCCACGGACATCAAGGTGCTTTCCAGCTGGTTTCTCAGCCGGGTCAACGGCGTCCTCAAATCATGGGCAATGCTGTCGGACACGTGCCGGATGCCTTCCATCAGATACACAATGCGATCGAGCATCTGGTTCAGGTTTTCCGCCAACTGATCGAAATCGTCGTCGGTGCCCCGGGTGGGAATCCGCAACGAAAGATGGCCATTCATGATCCGCCTGGAGGTGTTGTTGATCACCTCGATGCGCCGGGTCGTACTCCGGCTCATCAGAAAGCCGCCGAGCAGCGCCAGCGCCAGGGTAATCCCCATCCCCCAGTTGATCGCGGTTTCAATCACCCGCTTGAGGTTGGTCAGCTCATCGACATCGCGGCCCACCAGCAACCGCAAGCCGCCCTGCACCTCGAAAATCCGGGCACGGGCCAAACGTTCCGGGCCATTCCAGCCGACGGCTTCATCCAGCGTGAAGTTGATCCAGCCACTGTCGGAGCGGGAGCCCTGGGGCCAGGATTCGATGTTTCCGGCGAGTTTCAGGAAATCGTCGGTGGTCAGGAGGTAGATAGACTTGGCGTTGGGGTCGCGTGAGACCCGCTCGCGGATGATGGTAATAAGGCCATTAACGCCCCGGCCGCGGTACTGTTCCGCCAGGCCGGCAATTTCCGCTTCAATGGTTTCGTCCGTCTGGGCCGTCATGAAGCCCGCTGTACGCCAGTAGATGAAGGCCAGTAACAGGAATACTGAGGTGGCAAAAACCACCATGTACAGCAGAGCTAGCTGGAAGGACGAGGTTCTGAGTTGGCTAAGCAGTTTCACGCAACATG
Coding sequences within it:
- a CDS encoding sensor histidine kinase, which translates into the protein MKLLSQLRTSSFQLALLYMVVFATSVFLLLAFIYWRTAGFMTAQTDETIEAEIAGLAEQYRGRGVNGLITIIRERVSRDPNAKSIYLLTTDDFLKLAGNIESWPQGSRSDSGWINFTLDEAVGWNGPERLARARIFEVQGGLRLLVGRDVDELTNLKRVIETAINWGMGITLALALLGGFLMSRSTTRRIEVINNTSRRIMNGHLSLRIPTRGTDDDFDQLAENLNQMLDRIVYLMEGIRHVSDSIAHDLRTPLTRLRNQLESTLMSVDNDEAREQAGRAVAEADQLLATFNALLRIARLETRGNTADMKPVSLDELVTDACELYEALAEDKEQTFEQRLNKGVMIEGDRDLLFQMISNLIDNAIKYTPEHGIIGVAIRRDGADAIFEVKDSGIGIPDDEKDQVFQRFYRVGKSRSLPGNGLGLSLVSAVAEIHKGHIVLSDTYPGKTPPGLTVSIHMPAFTGVSKRIKATQAELAAGSGEEGSPNPPKTSDV